The following nucleotide sequence is from Dromaius novaehollandiae isolate bDroNov1 chromosome Z, bDroNov1.hap1, whole genome shotgun sequence.
TCATGTTCTCCAGCCTTCAGCAGTCTTGGAGGCCCTGCTCTGGACTCGTCCCAGCTTGCTTTTGTCCTTGTACTGAGTTGCCAAAATCCGttcacagtactccagatgctgtctaacaacaacaaccaccaccacaacaACAAAAGCAATCCTGCACTGTGCTGTTGTCACTTAGTTCTGTGATTTTATTCTTGTCATTCGTATAGCAGTTCCAGGAGCCCTCTTTGCTCTGAGCACAGCAAAGACTCGCAGGAGGAGAAAGCTCCTCTCACAGAAAAACCTTTCAGTCTCACTAGCCCAAAGAGAGGGGACGCAACAGGACGCAATACAGATGTGAAGGCCACAACATGCGCGGGCAGTGGCAGAGCTGCTCAGTCCTGGCAGAGACCGGAGAAGGTGTCAGCCTTGGAGGCAAAAACCTCTGCACTTGACCTGCACGGCGTACAGCTGGGTGGATATTCCCGGGTGTCAGAGGTGGctggggcacagccagcaggaaataACTCCGCCAGGCACACAGCGAAAGGCAGGAAGCTGCCTGGGAAGAGGTGGCTACAAGTTACAGCAGCGGGATTTGCACAGCACTCTGATTTAACTGCTTAATCCCTCGCACATCCCCGTGCAGGCAAAACCaaccttctttctctttcaaaatgacttgagagcagaaaaagcatttttagcTGCTCGCGGTCGGTTTCCTTCCCAACCCATCCTGAGCAAATTGATTTTGCACAGCTAGAAAACACCCCTCATTCATTTCTAACTTGTCCAAGAGCACACtcccacagctgccccaaagcTTCCTGCTTCGTCACCCCCCAGCACTAGGCAGGAAAGATCGTAGTAAAATGTCAGTAACCTAATGAAAAATATCTAGCCAAACACTCAAAGGTACTgaggtgaaatgaaaaaaatccttccagctAAAAGAACGGTGAAACAGTATTGCCAGTCTACAGACTATATTGACAGTGGCTGAAGGATTTTATCTGAGTTAAAAAGCCTTTTATAGGTGCTTCTGCTTTGAGGATCTGAAATACAAcatggaaaaaacagatttttgcagTTAAATGTGTCTCCTCAATTCCCCAAGCATCAATTGGAAATTAGTAACTCCTTCTTTAGAAGCCACTAGTGCAATGAACATTAGTTTCTCCCTTCAAAAGTTCAGGTTAGGGGGGCATTACCTGGCACGGCGTATTCCTCACGGGATGCGGAGGGTGGCAGGGAAGGGTCCGAGTAAGCATGGTCTTTACCTAAACTCTCCATTGCTCTTTGcggttttaaataaaaagcagcttaGTTCCTTGGGAAGGTCATCTGGAGTTAGTGGTGCAGCAAAAGGAGAGCTCGAAAAAAGTGCAGACTGCCCGCCCAAAACAGCTTATCTGGCCAGGCCACTAGCAGAGTAATAATATTCTCCTTATCACGGTGCAAAGGTGTGTGAGGGTCTGCCCAGGTCCTACTGTACTGATTGCAAAACATGTTAGTGCTCCTACGCCGCAAGTAATTCCCCTTTGCATGGGAAGTTTGCACTCACTGCTGCTAAACCGGGCCTCGGGTGCCCCCCTGTATAACCGAGAGGGGCTGCACGGCGGGGCAGGATGCGGCACTGTCTCGTGGCCGATTTCCAGAGATGCAGGGAGGTGTTATCAGCCCTCAAGGACTTCTTGCGTGAGGTGTGAAGTGGGACACGAGCTGTTCAAAAGATCTGTGCGTAGGCCCCCCAGCAGATCACAGGGCCTAGCAGtgctggtgggaagggacctgCATCTCCAGTCCAGCCCCCTCACTCGCAGCAGGACCGTCCCCAGCGCTAGGTCCAGGCGGCGGTGGCTTTGTGCAACCAAACCATGGAAATCCCCGAGGACTGGGTTTCCACCCAAGCTCTGGTGACCCTTCTAAGGGCTGCACCACCTTGCTGGGAAATCCAGACGGAATAACGCATCCGCAGAAGCTCCCACCAAGGGACTGCAGAGGTTGAGGATTCCCCAGTGACTCGTTGGTCCTGTACCCAGCCGATCCCCCACAAGCTCGAGAGCAAAACACATCCCTCATGAAGGAGGCTGGCAATAGGCAGCACCAGTAAATCCAGTGGGAGGAATGAGGCCAGATCTGTGCTCTCACAGGAGCATATTCTTTATTGGTTGTTCCTGGCACACTCCTGGGTCGGTGTGGTCTGCGTGGCTGGGGCAGCTGGGTCACCCTGCCCCTGTTTTCTGCATGAAGGACAAGGCAGAAATTCAGCCTTCTGCTGCAAAGGCCTCGAGATTTTCTCATGCAGGGGCAGAGCCGAAGAGCTCACGATTATACACATGCATAACAGCTCTGCTGGACCAAGGGCACATCACCGCTTTGGGCGCAGGTTCTGCCGCTCTCAATACTGAGCATTTGGGATGCAGCTTTTACCAGCACTCTTCTCCACATGACACTCAACTGCTCAGGCTCAGGACTGGCTCCAGTGCCCATAACCTCACTCCAGTGAGTTCAAGGAGCTGCAAGGGTGGTACAAGATCCCTGTAACATGGCGACCACCATGGTCCTCAGGGCATTGGCCCATTGCTCATGGTGAGGGGGGTGTCTTCTCGGGGGAGTCCCCAGACAAGCACTCCCCAGGGGTGAGCAGATCTGGCCTGCCTTCTGTCCTTGCCAGGCTTTCTTTTACATACAGCCTTTTCTAGCTGCAGTTTCGCTCTCTAGGGCACTGAAAGCTCCAGCACAATTTCTTAAGATGTAGCCTTTGCATCGGTGGTGGCCCAGACCCCGGGGCTTGTGGTCAcctctgctgcctttctgcttATCCTTCATGTTACCGCTTTCCTCCGGGGCTCCTTCTCCCCCGTGTCCAACGCAGATTACGTGGCACCTCTGGAGAGGTGGGGTAGGTTTAACagcccccaaagcagcagcagggcggTGCCAGCAGAGCAGCTGTGGGAAGGCTCTGATACGGGAGGAGGGTGCGTGGCACGTGGAGATGTGGGGCTGCCAAGCcattcggggcgggggggggggggagttttggTCACAAGGGGAGGGAAGGTGCGCGGTGCCAGTGGGGATGTGCGTCCTTGCAGCACCGGGAGATGCTGCATGGCTCGGTGATACCCCAGCCTTGTGCAGGCAAATGAAGAGCCAGCCTTGTAGGGTGCTCAGCTGTGGGAGACTCTGCTTGGGAGGCATGTGAACACGCATGAGGCTACAGGGAAGCTCACACCGGGGCTGGTGAGCTTCAAccctgctgctggagcagctaCGTCTGCTGAGGCTGCGGCTCAGCCCAGCTGCTCACGTGCCTGGGAGGCAGGAGCACTCCATCGCTCCGAAGCCTGGTGAGGTCTGATAAATCACTCTTGACTCAGCAGAGTAGTGTCATATGACACTGCAGAGCCGGTACTGTGAATGTTTACTCCATTCCAGCCATTTTTACGCTGCGAATCCTAGCTGGGTAGAAACCAATAACATTTTAAAGGTCTTCTCTAAAAAAAAGAGTGGCTGTGCCCTCAACCTCTTTAGAAGTCCCTAATGGGATAGATGGGCTTTAAAACCTTAATGAGCCTGTACTTGCATCTCTCGGGACCTAAATCCCTGTAGGATTTGACTCTTGTGGGAGAATTGCTTTAAATCCCAAGGAAGTGGTTTTACCAACCCACTGGAAGGCTTTCGTGATGAATAACCATGAGAAAATTTCAGACCCCACCGTCTAGTTTCAAATTGCTCGTGCCGTAAGGAGGAAAACTGCATGGCAGAGATGTGCCCATGCTGAGGAAGCTGGGCTCATTTTAGAGCCTGTGTTGCCTTCCCATCCCCCCCGACAGTGCCAGCAATGCAGCGTCCTCTTCCCAAAAGGGATCTGCAGCAGATCGGGTCAAAGCTTGGGACACCTCTGCAGCTTTATTGCTGTGGTTGAACCTCCCTCTGACTTTGTGCAATTAGGTTAAGCTTTCTGACCGTTACAGCTGGATACTTTATGCTATGTTAGGCTctgctttcctctgcctttgcttCACTACACATTTCAGCTAGGCCTGGGCCATGTTCGTTTGAGTTTCCAGTTTCTCTGCCTGAGGAGCTGCGGGTGCTCGGTCAGGTGTCCAGCTGTGACGCCAGCCCAGCGATATCAGCAGCCCCTAGAGTGTCTCTGCCATCTCACGGAGCTGCTCAGTCGGAAAAACACCCTGGGCCATGTACTTCAATGCAATGCTAGTCCCTTCCACTGCTTTCACTGCAGAAAAGCCCAGGAAGCTCTTGGTCCTTGGGACAACTAGAGGTAAATCTGGTGGCTCCTGCCACCAGACCTGTtttctggcatggctggagctggtgctgccGCAACACCAGGCTTGGGATCTGTATAAATGTGAGCACTTTATGACCCTGACTGGTATCTCTCCTGTCCCACTGCCTGGCATTGCTGCAGCGGGAGGCGGGAGGATGTATCCAGAGACCCGCCTGCTTCTCGCTCCTCCGTCCGTCACCCCTTCTTTAGCAGCATGAAATAAGCAAGCAAGTCCACGGGCTTCAGGTCCCTGGAGAGGCAGGAGGATGGGTGTCACTGAACTCAGCGCGTGGTGAGCCAACGCCGAtcctgccctggggctgcccacgCTTTGACCTCGCAGGTCTGGCCCACAAGTGTGTGCTTCAGCTCTGCTGTTTCTGAATAAACACTCCACGTTGTGCTGGAGGCATGCGGTTTCCCTCTTCAGAAGAGCCCCCGAGTCGCCTGTGTTGCTTTTTCCTAACCTCTGTAAATAAACAGACACGGCTCTCAGGGGAGACGGAGCGGCCGTGCTGGCGGGCGGCGGTGTTGCTGCATCGCTCTGCCCGTGCAGCTCGTGTCCCGTCTCCCCGTGCGGGGCGGAGAAGCTGCTGCCCcctcccagggcaggagcagggcccgGGCCCtcgccgcgccgtgccggggggAACTGTCCCCCCACCCAGGATGGGGACGGGACCGAGCTGCCCAAGCACCTCCTgccagcggggcgggcggccctcTCACTCGTGCCACAAGCGCTCAGAGCAGACAGCGCtggggcagagaggagcagcagtGAACCATTTTTCACATCTGCAGTCGCCATGGGAACATCTGGGGGTGAAAACTCCACCAAGACCCTTCCCTgatgtgcaggggaggctccgtCAGAAGAGGGACCAGCAGGACAGCCTGGCTACGCTGGCCGTAGCAAATAGCCAGGTCACTGTCTGCTCTTGCTCTCGCAACCTGAGGATGGAAAGGGGGCAAATGTGGTGCCCGTTGTTGAGGAGAGACCCGGAGGGGGAGATCTGGGATGGACTTTAAAAGACAGCAAGCCCTTCTGTTCCAGAAAAAGGTTGGCATCCTGAGGAATGTCCCTACAGATTTGCCCTGTTATCACACTACTTTCCAGCTATTTGCTGTTGCTCAGTGCTGAGCTGAGGTTAGATGGATATCCGATCTGAGCAAGCATAGCTGCTTTTATGGTCCTCAATCCTATTTTCAGTTGCAGCGTTAAATCAGTCAGCAATGGCCTTGCCTTGCATTACAGAGCTGAGGCATCCCACGCGGTGGGTGCAGGAAGGTGCTGAAGAGGAAAAGGTGCGTTTGGATGGAGGGATGGACCATGCGACCAGCCGGCCAAGTGCGATGGCCATGACGCTGGCAGCGCTCCTGGACTCACAGGATGGCCACTGACTACAGGGAGCTCACTTGACTGTATGACACACCCAGGATCCTCCCTCAGATGCCTACAAATGGAGTGAGCGAGCACGGTAGAAAGTCACAGCGGCTTGGTCCCTTACGGGCGAGCATAGCCCTGTCCTTCCAGTGTTTCAGTTCACGGTGAAGCACTTTTCAAGGCAATCCAATGCGTTgttaaagcagaagagaaatctCAGTCAGTCACTGTCCGGAGGTACAACAtctggggcagagctgagctgaaTCGAAAGTCCTAGCTTAGCCAGTGTCCTCTGGTCTTTATCACTGTGACCAAAGGGAGCTCCTTGCATACCCAGCCACAGTCTCAAATACGTCCCTGAAACCAGACCAACCTAGACCTGAAACGTGGCAGCTGATCCTGGGAATCCGCAATTGCCAGAGAGCAGTTTTGGGGAGTCAGCACCTTGGTTGAGTTTGGAGGATGCTCCCGAGCTGGAGCGGAGATCCAGGGTCCTTGGGGTTCGGGGTGTCCTCTCGGGCTCTCTTTCAGTGCTCCCCTCGCCCTCTGGGCTGATTCCTCCTGTGAAGCCATCTGGGTCGAAGAGCTGAATAGCATCTAATATGAGAAGTGCAGAGGTTACTGTTTTCAGTCTGCATCAGCTCTGGAGGCTAAGGTGTTTATTAGGGAGCTAGGGAAAAGAGAGTCATATTTTCCCATGCTGTGGAAACTTTACCTTCCCCTCGCTGAGCTGCCTCCTACAGAAAAACTGCATTCATTCAGCACCTTCTTCACCGGGATCTCAAAGCTCTGTCTGTTTCTTGCTACTCCCACATGGCATTTCTCACAGCAATGTGGGTGAAAATATTCACAGTGCAGTGCCCTTGTATGTGATGTGGATTTGAAAGGAACGTTTTGCCTGCAAACTTTTAGTAGCTCTTTGTGGCAACTGGCGTGTGGTCCTTTCCCTCAGCCTTTCATAAAATAATGCTGTGGAAATAAAGGTGTTCCTATGAGCGTTGTGGATGTCATTTTATTATTCACCATCACGGACTGAGGCGTGCAATCGGCACAGAGCGCACAGGATCAATTAATCGCCTGTTTCCACGGCTCAGGAAGCTACCAGAAAGCTCAGTCTCCTTCACATTCCCCGTTCCTCAAAATCCGGATGTCTTGCCTGGTTTTCCTAGAATAatgtaagaaaaagaaagcaagagtttGACAAAAAATATTCCCTGAGTCACACTCAGGCCTCCCATCTGGCCCATGGAATGAAGCTGATTATTCTAAAATTAgggggttttctttcatttttctgtctaaaaGAGTGGGACAAGTGCAAGCCATCCTGGTACGAGGACGTCCCCTCCCTGGGTGTGCAGGCACCCCAGCAGTGCTGGTGGCAGGTCTCCAGCCCAAACCGCGCACAGCGGGGCTGTCCCCAGGGAGAGGTGAGGGTGGCCCCGGCTTCGTCTGCGCCTGGACGGCCCCAGGATGGAGACCCTCCACCTCCCCGGGGCCCTGTCCCAGGGCTGCCCGACTTCCCGGGGAAGGAGTTTCCCCAAGGGCCAGATGCGAACCTCCCGGCACTGCCGTTCGTGGCTGCTGCCCCTTGTTACATCTCCTGGTCCTACCAAGAAGCGTTTGACCCCATCCTGTTCGCAGCGGCCCTTGCAGCAGTCGTCGCTGCTGCTTCATCTCCTTGACCTCCCCTGGCCAGACCAGGCAggcgcagcccccccagcccctcacggacccctgccactggtcttggcaGCTCTTTACTGGCCCCTCTCCAGTTTCCCCACATCCCTCTTGAACCGGGGGACCCCGAGTGTCACACAGTGTCGCAGGTGTCCAGTGTCATGCAGAGGCAATACTGGCAACGATTCTCCTCGTGCAGCCCGGCACGCAGATTGCTTTGCCTGATGCTTGCCCTAGGTCCCTCACAGCAGGGCCCCTGCTCAGACAGCCACTTCCCAGCCTGGACGGAGGCTGTGGGTTATCCTACCCCAGGGCACCGAGGACTTCTCCTTACCGAGCCTCATGAGGTCCTTGCTGCCCCAGCCCTCAAATTTGTGGTGGCCCCTTTGGACTGACGCTCTGCCGGTAGAGCCAGGAGCCATGTAACTGGGCGCCTGCTTTCGCAGTGATCTCTTCGGAGGACTTAGCGATGCTATTTGACTGTCCAAATTAGATGCCCAGCTGACCCCTTTAGGTTTAAGTCCAGCTCTCCCCTCTCTAATCACAGGCAGCACAGGTCGGGGGGACCTTCTCTTGCCTTGTCCAGGGCCTCTGGCTTGCTGCCAGTTTGCAGGCACTCACGCCGGAGGGTCTCCTGGCCACGGACTCCTAATCCCATCTTTTGGATATCCTGATCATgcggccacaggctgagctgatTAGCAAGCTTATCCAGGGCATAAATATTACGCTCTTTTCCAGGACTAGCCGTCTGCCCACGCAGTGAGCTAAACCACTCAGTCTCCAGCTGCACGGTGGTAAAATCTGTCGCCAAGGAAGGGGCAAGGACCTGCAGCCAAGGGGTGGGCGCGCAACTGAGTCTACCCTTGGGTACTGACCAGCGCGTGAGGGCAAAGCTCTTAGGCTTTGCAGGCTAGCATGGGGCCCGGCGGACGTGGAGGTGTCCCATTTCCCTTTCCCAGCAGGAACGTGCGTGCTTCCCACGTGCCGTGGCTTTGGCAGTGGCTGCAGAGGGAGCCTGAACGACTGCATCCGAGCAGCGCCTAGCTTTAGCCAGCCCCAGGTAGGCCCCGGGAGGTCCCTGCTGGAGGCATGAGCTTACCTTTGCTGCACACAGAGCAAGCATTCGTTGGCGTAGGTGTTCCCATCGGTCCCGCAGACAGGCATGTGCAGCAAGGGGCAGGCCTCCAGGTTGACCAAGTCTCCACAGAGGGGCTGGAAAGGAGAAGCCATAGCAACCACTTAAGTGCCAACAGCATCCGCCTCCGCTACACACAGCATTTGTCTCCTTTTGACTCCTGAGAACAGCCTCTGTCCCAGGCATGCCGGGCACTGAGGCAGCTAAAGCTCATCTCAAGCCATGAccaagagagaagagaaatctCTTACCCTTCTCAGGCTATTCTCTTCATTCAGCTCTGCCCCTGAAAAAGAGCAGAGTCCCATGAATTTGATGCAAGGGAATAAAGTAACACCTGTGACCAACTTTTCCAGAGAGAAACGGTGGCAGGAGCACGAGGCATCGACACAGGATTACGTCCAAACCAGAGGGAAGGCCGAGCTGTGCAGAGCACATTTAGGGCCCGTCCTGAGGAGCAGCTGTGTGGGCTTCATGCGGGTGAGATCCGTATGTTGCATGCCACCCCCAGCATTGCAGAGTGCGCAGCCTCCACCCAGCTTGGCTGAGCTGGTGGGCAGAGATGTGAATGCCTGTTCCCATCCCCAAAACCCTCTCTCCCTGTAAGCCTTCCTCGCAGTTTTTGGACCGGGAGCTCCACAGAGCATCGAACACATCCCAGAAACGTAAATGGGTGCAGTGCTGCTTGCGGACGAGTAACATTTGCGGTGGGCTGAGGCTGGGTGACTGCACAGCCTGACAGCTGGCATTGCTAGTGGGAGCTGCAGTTGGCGAGTTCATTTTCTGCCCTGTCCCTGG
It contains:
- the SPINK4 gene encoding serine protease inhibitor Kazal-type 4; the encoded protein is MAARGLVVLVAVAVLVTLVAPGGAELNEENSLRRPLCGDLVNLEACPLLHMPVCGTDGNTYANECLLCVQQRKTRQDIRILRNGECEGD